Proteins from a single region of Arctopsyche grandis isolate Sample6627 chromosome 1, ASM5162203v2, whole genome shotgun sequence:
- the LOC143914028 gene encoding A disintegrin and metalloproteinase with thrombospondin motifs adt-2-like, translated as MVFVLKIFLALCVVGRLEGFSSKSQGIHKFMTTPELGFYFGSTDHYDVPDYQIVYMPVLMPRSAQKTFEGDSYEDDPISYGFNAFGRKIDLLLKPNKNLVAPNFKVHRRNFEGEPEVLELDGGLDCHYLHKQGESVAAISMCQDQIIHGLVFLDNATFEIRPLTQRLKSFVKLQEALEDDSPEDGIRGVPHIVKRATNNHADFHDDFLPLAKNFDSYETLNDEDFSSSEEDYTLFRLKREERSTTYTIEVAMFFDEAGYKIFAPYLNNNEQEMRDMLLAYMNGVQALYHHPSLGTSVELTLVRLEMFKKQPANMPHYDGERSKLLDSFCDYQKKINPPDDSNPDHWDMGLYISGLDFYAIENGRKSGVTMGLATVGGVCIDQYACVIAELGTTNVFGKPYPSAGFTSVYILAHEIGHNLGMHHDSSGNSCSKEGYIMSPSRGTNGETIWSTCSANVIANIGSYKCLMDKPGTVPPDRNHNRYDDTPGQSFGAKKQCEILLRDKDAHVSLVGGSLSGICQQLQCRTPHRSGYYFAGPALEGTDCGNGLWCQGGDCVKMDKKKPSVVQGGWSKWKSGPCNSGCIVKGKGFLTKRRTCDSPKPVNTDDGCEGNSFEVNLCKDDKVCSKRKRTFVNDYASHKCTEFSTRLAELDPKGSGLQAPHEDSRLWMACAIFCRRADTGSYYTPRFDLNDLGVDPYFPDGTWCHNDGKENFYCLQHHCLPESFKFSKLWGTLGEDIPLPGNARPHSAPLPPVIQKYLSLGPDGKPLLTSLDPDQNLHPTDDDWTNHDYVELPTAVECELDSQEK; from the exons ATGGTCTTTGTGTTGAAGATTTTTTTGGCCTTGTGTGTAGTCGGAAGGTTAGAAGGCTTTTCGTCTAAGTCTCAA GGAATCCACAAGTTTATGACGACGCCTGAGTTGGGTTTCTATTTcggatctactgatcattatgATGTGCCAGACtatcaaattgtatatatgcCTGTTTTGATGCCTAGATCAGCCCAAAAAACCTTTGAAGGTGATTCATACGAAGATGATCCTATCAGTTATGGCTTTAACGCTTTTGGAag aaaaatcgATTTACTTCTAAAACCGAATAAAAATTTAGTGGCGCCAAATTTCAAAGTGCACCGCAGAAATTTCGAAGGTGAACCAGAAGTATTAGAACTCGATGGTGGTTTGGACTGTCATTATCTCCACAAACAAGGCGAATCAGTAGCTGCCATATCAATGTGTCAAGATCAGATTATA cATGGATTGGTATTTTTGGATAATGCAACTTTTGAAATAAGACCCCTAACGCAGCGTTTGAAGTCTTTTGTTAAGTTACAAGAAGCTTTGGAAGACGATAGCCCGGAAGATGGGATTCGAGGTGTTCCACATATTGTGAAAAGAGCGACGAATAACCATGCTGATTTTCATGATGACTTCTTACCATTGGCTAAGAATTTTGATTCTTACGAAACTTTAAATGACGAAGATTTTTCGTCTTCAGAAGAAGATTACACATTATTTCGGTTGAAGCGAGAAGAAAGATCTACTACGTATACCATAGAAGTTGCCATGTTTTTTGATGAGGCCGGATATAAGATATTTGCTCCGTATTTGAATAACAATGAACAAGAGATGCGTGATATGCTGTTGGCTTACATGAATGGG gtacaagcCCTCTATCACCATCCCAGCTTGGGCACATCTGTAGAACTAACTCTGGTGCGTTTGGAAATGTTCAAGAAGCAACCGGCAAATATGCCACATTATGATGGCGAAAGATCTAAACTTCTCGATTCTTTTTGTGATTATCAAAAGAAGATAAATCCACCGGATGATTCTAATCCAGACCATTGGGACATGGGTCTGTACATATCGGG ATTAGACTTTTATGCTATTGAAAATGGAAGAAAAAGTGGAGTAACTATGGGATTAGCCACTGTAGGAGGTGTATGTATTGATCAATATGCATGTGTTATCGCCGAGCTTGGAACAACAAACGTCTTTGGAAAACCTTATCCATCTGCGGGATTTACTTCAGTTTATATATTGGCACATGAAATTGGACACAA TTTGGGTATGCACCATGATAGCAGTGGAAATTCTTGTTCCAAAGAAGGGTATATTATGTCTCCATCCAGAGGAACGAATGGTGAAACGATTTGGTCGACGTGCAGTGCAAATGTTATTGCAAATATTGG ATCATATAAATGTTTGATGGATAAGCCAGGCACTGTTCCGCCTGATCGTAATCATAATCGTTATGATGATACACCAGGACAGTCATTTGGTGCAAAGAAACAATGTGAAATTTTACTTAGAGATAAAGATGCTCATGTCAGTCTCGTAGGAGGCTCTTTGTCTGGTATATGTCAGCAGCTACAGTGTAGAACACCACATCGCAGTGGATATTACTTTGCTGGTCCAGCTCTAGAAGGAACTGATTGTGGAAATGGTTTG tggTGTCAAGGTGGTGATTGTGTTAAGATGGATAAAAAGAAACCTAGTGTAGTACAAGGAGGATGGAGTAAGTGGAAGTCTGGGCCATGTAATTCAGGTTGCATTGTGAAAGGTAAAGGATTTCTGACCAAGCGAAGAACATGTGATAGTCCGAAACCTGTTAATACTGATGATGGTTGTGAAGGAAATTCATTTGAAGTTAATTTATGTAAAGATGACAAG GTATGTAGCAAAAGAAAGCGAACGTTTGTTAACGATTATGCATCTCATAAATGCACTGAATTTAGTACTCGATTGGCAGAATTAGATCCCAAAGGATCTGGATTGCAAGCACCCCATGAAGATT cacGACTTTGGATGGCGTGTGCCATATTTTGTAGAAGAGCTGATACTGGAAGCTATTATACACCCCGATTTGATCTCAATGATTTAGGCGTAGATCCGTATTTTCCTGATGGAACATGGTGCCACAATGATGGTAAAGAAAACTTCTACTGTTTGCAACATCACTGCCTTCCTGAG agtttcaaattttcaaaactgTGGGGAACACTGGGAGAAGATATTCCGTTGCCGGGCAATGCACGACCGCATTCTGCTCCACTACCACCGGTGATTCAAAAATATCTATCATTGGGTCCCGATGGGAAACCTCTCCTCACTTCTTTGGATCCTGATCAAAATTTACATCCGACAGATGATGATTGGACAAATCATGATTACGTCGAATTACCCACTGCCGTTGAATGTGAATTAGACAGCCAAGAGAAATAA